Proteins found in one Panicum hallii strain FIL2 chromosome 4, PHallii_v3.1, whole genome shotgun sequence genomic segment:
- the LOC112889294 gene encoding 110 kDa U5 small nuclear ribonucleoprotein component CLO-like — MDDSLYDEFGNYIGPELADSDADDDSDAGGTSPSPSASRSPSPAARSPSGSPSRPAALMDVDDDEDGDPSQQAVVLAEDKKYYPTAEEVYGPGVEALVMDEDEQPLEQPIIAPPRVVKFEVGTRAAATSTYASTDFLLGLAGNPALVRNVALVGHLQHGKTVFMDMLVEQTHEVDTFDSEGERHVRFTDTRVDEQERQVSIKAVPMSLVLEGGNGKSYLCNIMDTPGHVNFSDEMTAALRLADGAVLVVDAAEGVMVNTERAIRHAIQERLPIVVVINKVDRLITELKLPPNDAYFKLRHTLEAINDLISSCSTTVGGTQLVDPAAGNVCFASGAAGWSFTLQSFAHLYLKIHGIQFDHEKFASRLWGDLYFHPDSRTFKKKPPKEGANRSFVEFILEPLYKIYSLVVGEQKGNVESKLAELGVTLSNAAYKLNVRPLLRLACRSIFGTATGFTDMLVKHIPSVKDAAARKIDHIYTGPQDSSIVDAMKKCDPNGPLMVNVTKLYPKSDCSVFDAFGRVYSGTIQTGQTVRVLGEGYSPDDEEDMTVKEVTKLWVYQARYRVAISKAPAGSWVLIEGVDASIMKTATICPMNIDEDVYIFRPLRFNTLPVVKIAAEPLNPSELPKMVEGLRKISKSYPLAITKVEESGEHTILGTGELYLDSIMKDLRELYSEVEVKVADPVVTFCETVVDTSSMKCFAETPNKRNKITMVAEPLEKGLAEDIENGLVNLDSRQKEITDFFRQRYQWDVLAARSIWAFGPDKQGPNILLDDTLSVEVDKNLLNAIKDSIVQGFQWGAREGPLCDEPIRNVKFKILHANIAPEPLHRGGGQIIPTARRVVYSAFLMANPRLMEPVYYVEIQTPIDCVSAIYTVLSRRRGHVTADVPKPGTPIYIVKAFLPVIESFGFETDLRYHTQGQAFCVSVFDHWAIVPGDPLDKSIVLRPLEPAPIQHLAREFMVKTRRRKGMSEDVSISKFFDEAMMHELAQQAADLHIQM; from the exons ATGGACGACAGCCTCTACGACGAGTTCGGCAACTACATCGGCCCGGAGCTCGCCGACTCCGACGCCGACGATGACTCGGACGCCGGCGGCACCTCCCCGTCCCCCTCGGCGTCGCGCTCGCCGTCCCCCGCCGCGCGCTCCCCGTCGGGATCCCCCTCCCGCCCGGCCGCGCTCATGGacgtcgacgacgacgaggacggCGACCCGTCGCAGCAGGCCGTGGTGCTCGCCGAGGACAAGAAGTACTACCCCACCGCCGAGGAGGTGTACGGGCCAGGCGTGGAGGCGCTCGTCATGGACGAGGACGAGCAGCCGCTGGAGCAGCCCATCATCGCCCCGCCCCGCGTCGTGAAGTTCGAGGTCGGGACCCGCGCCGCGGCCACGTCCACCTACGCGTCCACCGACTTCCTCCTGGGGCTCGCGGGGAACCCCGCGCTGGTGCGCAACGTCGCCCTCGTCGGCCACCTCCAGCACGGGAAGACGGTGTTCATGGACATGCTCGTGGAGCAGACGCACGAGGTGGACACGTTCGACTCCGAGGGGGAGCGCCACGTGAGGTTCACAGACACTAGGGTGGACGAGCAGGAGCGGCAGGTCTCCATCAAGGCTGTGCCAATGTCGCTCGTGCTCGAGGGGGGAAACGGCAAGTCATACCTGTGCAATATCATGGATACGCCAGGGCATGTCAACTTCTCTGATGAGATGACTGCGGCACTGCGGCTTGCCGATGGGGCTGTGCTTGTTGTTGATGCTGCTGAAGGAGTAATG GTTAATACTGAGAGGGCAATTCGTCATGCAATCCAAGAAAGGCTTCCCATTGTTGTTGTGATTAACAAG GTTGACCGATTGATAACAGAGCTAAAGCTGCCTCCAAATGATGCATATTTCAAGTTGCGGCATACTCTGGAGGCAATTAATGATCTCATCTCATCATGTTCTACTACAGTAGGTGGCACTCAGCTGGTGGATCCTGCTGCTGGAAATGTATGCTTTGCAAGTGGTGCTGCTGGCTGGTCTTTTACCTTACAATCTTTTGCCCATCTTTATTTAAAGATTCATGGGATTCAATTTGATCATGAGAAATTTGCATCGCGCCTATGGGGAGACTTGTATTTTCACCCTGATTCGAGAACCTTCAAAAAGAAGCCGCCAAAGGAAGGAGCTAATAGATCATTTGTTGAGTTTATCCTTGAGCCTCTGTACAAAATCTATAGTCTGGTTGTCGGTGAGCAAAAGGGAAATGTTGAATCAAAGCTCGCTGAATTGGGCGTCACGCTGAGCAATGCAGCTTATAAGCTGAATGTTAGGCCTTTGCTGAGGTTAGCTTGCCGCTCAATTTTCGGCACGGCTACTGGTTTTACCGATATGTTAGTGAAGCATATCCCATCTGTGAAGGATGCTGCTGCAAGGAAGATAGACCACATATACACTGGCCCACAAGATTCCTCTATTGTGGATGCTATGAAAAAATGTGATCCCAATGGACCCCTTATGGTTAATGTAACAAAATTATATCCTAAGTCTGATTGCAGTGTCTTTGATGCCTTCGGACGAGTTTATAGTGGCACGATACAGACAGGACAGACTGTGAGGGTCCTTGGAGAAGGCTATTCTCCAGATGATGAAGAGGATATGACTGTCAAAGAGGTGACCAAATTGTGGGTTTATCAGGCACGGTACCGTGTTGCAATTAGTAAAGCACCTGCTGGTTCTTGGGTTCTTATTGAAGGTGTAGATGCATCAATCATGAAAACTGCCACGATATGTCCTATgaacattgatgaagatgtgtACATATTTAGACCTCTACGGTTCAACACCTTGCCTGTTGTAAAAATAGCAGCTGAGCCTCTTAACCCAAGTGAACTTCCTAAGATGGTGGAAGGTCTTCGTAAAATCAGCAAGAGCTATCCTCTTGCTATTACTAAGGTAGAAGAGTCTGGAGAGCACACTATACTGGGGACTGGTGAGCTATATCTGGATTCTATAATGAAGGACCTCAGAGAGCTTTATTCGGAGGTCGAGGTGAAG GTAGCAGATCCTGTTGTTACATTTTGTGAAACAGTTGTTGATACTTCTTCAATGAAATGTTTTGCTGAAACTCCTAACAAGAGGAACAAAATTACTATG GTTGCTGAACCGCTAGAGAAGGGCTTGGCAGAAGATATTGAGAATGGCCTTGTTAACCTTGATTCAAGACAGAAAGAAATAACTGACTTCTTCCGCCAGCGCTACCAGTGGGATGTACTTGCAGCAAGGTCAATATGGGCTTTTGGACCTGACAAGCAG GGACCTAACATTCTTTTGGATGACACACTTTCAGTTGAAGTGGACAAGAACTTGCTCAATGCAATCAAAGATTCAATTGTTCAGGG GTTTCAGTGGGGTGCTAGAGAAGGTCCTTTGTGTGATGAGCCAATTAGAAATGTGAAATTCAAGATCTTACATGCAAACATAGCTCCAGAGCCATTGCACCGTGGTGGTGGTCAGATAATTCCCACAGCACGTCGTGTTGTCTATTCTGCATTCCTTATGGCTAATCCTCGCCTTATGGAACCTGTGTATTATGTTGAG ATCCAAACACCAATTGACTGCGTATCTGCTATTTACACGGTGCTATCCCGGAGACGTGGTCATGTAACAGCTGATGTACCCAAGCCAGGCACTCCTATATACATTGTCAAG GCATTTTTACCTGTTATAGAGTCTTTTGGATTTGAGACAGATCTCAGATACCATACACAGGGGCAAGCATTTTGTGTGTCAGTATTCGACCACTGGGCTATTGTTCCTGGTGATCCTTTAGACAAGAGTATTGTCCTCCGCCCTCTGGAACCAGCACCAATACAGCACCTTGCCCGTGAGTTCATGGTAAAGACCAGGCGAAGGAAG GGCATGAGTGAGGATGTGAGCATCAGTAAATTCTTCGATGAGGCCATGATGCACGAGCTGGCTCAACAGGCTGCTGATCTCCATATTCAAATGTAG